A single Aggregatilinea lenta DNA region contains:
- the tsaD gene encoding tRNA (adenosine(37)-N6)-threonylcarbamoyltransferase complex transferase subunit TsaD — MTTILGIESSCDETGAAVVVDGHTILSNVVASQIDLHAQYGGVFPEVASRAHIEAISAVVRQALDDAGVTLGDIDAVAVTRGPGLAGSLLVGVNYAKGLALGRGLPLVGVNHLEGHVYSLWLVERDTPIVFPVVCLIVSGGHSEIVLITGHGEYTVLGSTIDDAAGEAYDKVARLLGLPYPGGPAIERTARDGSATAYHFPRALSGDGYNFSFSGLKTAVLRAVQPPHEGPRPAKGEGMTSSQRRDDINVPDVAASFQAAVVDVLVDKTVRAAQEHGATELWIAGGVSANQALRAAMTERSPVPVRVPPMKLCVDNAAMIAAAGYFRYLHGYRDDQAMDILPMWPLVSIKDAMTQAE, encoded by the coding sequence ATGACAACGATTCTGGGTATTGAATCTTCGTGTGACGAAACCGGCGCGGCGGTCGTGGTGGATGGGCATACCATCCTCTCGAATGTCGTCGCGTCGCAGATCGATTTGCACGCGCAGTATGGCGGCGTCTTCCCCGAAGTCGCCTCCCGCGCGCATATCGAGGCGATCAGTGCCGTGGTCAGGCAGGCGCTTGACGACGCGGGCGTGACGCTGGGCGACATCGACGCGGTGGCCGTGACACGCGGGCCAGGGCTGGCCGGATCGCTGCTGGTCGGCGTGAATTATGCGAAGGGGCTGGCGCTGGGGCGCGGCCTGCCGCTGGTGGGCGTGAATCATCTGGAAGGCCACGTCTATTCGCTGTGGCTGGTCGAGCGCGACACGCCGATCGTCTTCCCGGTGGTGTGCCTGATCGTGTCCGGCGGACACAGCGAGATCGTGCTGATCACAGGCCACGGCGAATACACGGTGCTGGGCAGCACCATCGACGACGCGGCGGGCGAAGCCTATGACAAGGTTGCGCGGCTGCTTGGCCTGCCCTATCCCGGTGGCCCGGCGATCGAGCGCACCGCGCGCGACGGCAGCGCCACGGCGTACCACTTCCCGCGCGCGCTCTCCGGCGACGGGTACAACTTCAGCTTTTCCGGCCTGAAGACCGCCGTGCTGCGCGCCGTCCAGCCGCCGCACGAGGGGCCGCGTCCGGCGAAGGGCGAAGGCATGACGTCCTCCCAGCGCCGCGACGACATCAACGTGCCGGACGTGGCGGCGAGCTTTCAGGCGGCGGTCGTGGACGTGCTGGTCGACAAGACCGTGCGCGCGGCCCAGGAACACGGCGCGACGGAACTCTGGATCGCGGGCGGCGTCAGTGCGAATCAGGCGCTGCGCGCTGCGATGACGGAGCGCAGCCCGGTCCCAGTGCGCGTCCCGCCGATGAAGCTATGCGTGGACAATGCCGCGATGATCGCGGCAGCGGGCTACTTCCGCTACCTTCACGGCTACCGCGACGATCAGGCGATGGACATCCTGCCCATGTGGCCGCTGGTGTCGATCAAGGACGCGATGACGCAGGCCGAATAA
- a CDS encoding alginate O-acetyltransferase AlgX-related protein, which produces MQKTFAPVSTSPASGAPRRSLVSRIAARLAAVAIGLIMAWLLLEVLLRVLFFSLPPKLQLGLEHVKITPFSDTRLMPDPIWQADIDYLTIARPVSDYDQYGSADVQFKVNTATLWGQRGAFRTTQDAVDRYVDGVAVGDSFTFCFTDDADCWVQKLGAQTERNLINLGVVSTGSVSHLRVLEAFGAPLQPPLVLWQWYGNDANEDYGLALLRDETPALAGDAASSKSRSWLDENSAVIVLLKLIAGQDEDYEDSLQFLDPKTGVEGSIRLGFGRPYLWGAFDLSLPTNAYGWDRSQQALRDAQALVETWDGSLVVLLMPTKEQVYRTLAEPLVGADHMALLDDNTAAMLDFCAQADLTCIDLLPVFQTHAKAGEQLYYTTDIHLNAAGNAVLADALAEWLAAHPDIFPATP; this is translated from the coding sequence GTGCAAAAGACGTTTGCTCCTGTCTCCACTTCGCCTGCGTCCGGCGCGCCCCGGCGCTCCCTCGTCTCGCGCATCGCCGCGCGGCTGGCAGCGGTCGCCATTGGGCTGATTATGGCGTGGCTGCTGCTCGAAGTGCTGCTGCGCGTGCTGTTCTTTTCGCTGCCGCCCAAGCTCCAACTGGGATTGGAGCACGTCAAGATCACGCCGTTCAGCGACACGCGCCTGATGCCGGACCCGATCTGGCAGGCGGACATCGACTACCTGACCATCGCGCGGCCCGTCAGCGATTATGACCAGTACGGCAGCGCCGACGTGCAGTTTAAAGTGAACACGGCGACGCTGTGGGGGCAGCGCGGGGCGTTCCGCACCACGCAGGACGCCGTGGATCGCTATGTGGACGGCGTGGCGGTAGGCGACTCGTTCACGTTCTGCTTCACGGACGACGCGGACTGCTGGGTGCAGAAGCTCGGCGCACAGACAGAGCGCAACCTGATCAACCTGGGCGTGGTCAGCACAGGCTCGGTCAGCCACCTGCGCGTGCTGGAGGCGTTCGGCGCGCCGCTCCAGCCGCCGCTGGTACTGTGGCAGTGGTACGGCAACGACGCCAACGAGGATTACGGCCTCGCCCTGCTGCGCGACGAAACGCCCGCCCTCGCTGGCGATGCCGCATCGTCCAAGTCACGATCGTGGCTGGACGAGAACTCGGCGGTGATCGTGTTGCTGAAGCTGATCGCCGGGCAGGACGAGGACTACGAGGACTCGCTGCAATTCCTTGACCCGAAAACCGGCGTCGAGGGGAGCATCCGGCTGGGCTTCGGGCGGCCCTACCTGTGGGGCGCGTTCGACCTCTCGCTGCCCACCAACGCATACGGCTGGGACCGCAGCCAGCAGGCGCTGCGCGACGCGCAGGCGCTGGTCGAGACGTGGGACGGATCGCTCGTCGTGCTGCTGATGCCCACCAAGGAGCAGGTCTACCGCACGCTCGCGGAGCCGTTAGTCGGTGCGGATCACATGGCCCTGCTGGACGACAACACCGCCGCCATGCTCGACTTCTGCGCGCAGGCGGACCTCACCTGCATCGACTTGCTGCCCGTGTTCCAGACGCACGCCAAAGCTGGGGAGCAGCTTTACTACACGACGGACATCCACCTCAACGCGGCGGGCAACGCCGTGCTCGCGGACGCCCTGGCCGAGTGGCTCGCCGCGCACCCGGATATTTTCCCAGCCACGCCGTAG
- a CDS encoding 2'-5' RNA ligase family protein — protein MSPEAQSYTSKWAEFTRLSATEDTLAHERGHLRRWLMLPYVAFVIPIEDAAVRAQLIVWQQALRPWLAYAPSSDHLHITLHHAGMLRHNLLKALPYTWRRGALPALARKAQPTLQDFDQFTVRLGPLNAFPNALITEVQDDSECLRALRLKLRRALPIQARPPSAWTYLPHVTLGFWGKQPVAPLVELMERFRTVEPVEYRVRTVKFTIYERDTLPPSTDALSAARETVIAEFALQARSG, from the coding sequence ATGTCGCCAGAAGCACAGAGCTATACGAGCAAATGGGCAGAATTCACCCGTCTGAGCGCCACGGAAGACACGTTGGCGCACGAGCGCGGGCACTTGCGACGGTGGCTGATGCTGCCCTACGTCGCGTTTGTGATCCCGATCGAAGACGCCGCCGTACGCGCGCAGCTCATCGTGTGGCAGCAGGCGCTGCGACCCTGGCTGGCCTATGCGCCGTCATCCGATCACCTGCACATCACCCTGCACCACGCCGGGATGCTGCGTCACAATCTGCTCAAGGCGCTGCCCTACACCTGGCGGCGCGGCGCGCTGCCCGCCCTGGCGCGCAAGGCCCAGCCCACCTTGCAGGACTTCGATCAGTTCACCGTGCGGCTTGGCCCATTGAACGCCTTCCCCAACGCGCTGATCACCGAGGTGCAGGACGACAGCGAGTGCCTGCGCGCGCTGCGGCTCAAGCTGCGTCGCGCCCTGCCGATCCAGGCGCGCCCGCCGTCGGCCTGGACCTACCTGCCGCACGTCACGCTCGGCTTTTGGGGCAAACAGCCCGTCGCGCCCCTGGTCGAGCTTATGGAACGCTTCCGCACCGTCGAGCCGGTCGAGTACCGGGTGCGCACCGTCAAGTTCACCATCTACGAGCGCGACACACTCCCGCCCAGCACTGACGCCCTCTCCGCCGCGCGCGAAACGGTGATCGCCGAATTTGCGCTCCAGGCACGCTCCGGTTAA